In the genome of Plectropomus leopardus isolate mb chromosome 19, YSFRI_Pleo_2.0, whole genome shotgun sequence, the window GTGTAATTGAAATTTCTGTTGTTCATTTTTCGTGAATGAGTGTAAGGCCGCCTTCTTCCAGCCTTATCTTTAAAGGTTGTGGGTAAGAAAAGCACGGGGACGTCTCAGTTATcgtcattttttaatgtctgcTGCAACAGAAGGACCACAACTCAACTCAGCTAAACACAAGATGCATCTCTTATATCACTCTGCGATTTTACAATCTTTGCATGTAAAGGGAAGGTGCACCACATAAAGTAGTTCCTTATTTTAACTTATAGCAGGAGCAACTTAAAACAATGTAATGTATGAATTTAGCATTGAtgaaattaacatatttatataataaatcaGAGAACCGAATAAAGTTATCTaccaactaaaataaaacttttaaaaaataaatctcatcttcaactagttttactataatgctgTAATGAGCAGAATtgtgacagatttttatttgttttgactgggaatgttaaagttcagctATAACACTACTGTGAAGTTAAACTGTGATTATATCACTCATTTATAGTGTTCTGTACTTTAACTGCGATGCTGCACTAAGCTgatttgagagcaatttctgaagacacattttagattttgtactttattttgttgaaaaaacaaatgctgcaagCGGAACTGCGAtaagagacatttaaaatatttttagtttgcttactttattttgtaaaaataaaataaagacattttcttgtattacattgcagagctattaaacttTCAAGCTACACAGTGGATCAATTTCAATAACTTAAAAGTACTTCAAGTGTGCATTGTGCTGTAGTAAGTTTGGTAAAGACAAGTATTGGATCGGGActtggtatcagcagatacGCAATATCAAACGACTCGGACTGGGATTTGGGGAAAAGAActtgatcaggacatccctcGTCTTAATCTGTTCTTTGTTGGTGTTCCTCCATCATGTTGTGGatgaaatgtagaaatataGTTATCATATTGAAGCTGCCACTTATGTTTGCAGCTCAGCACTGTTGACACCTCCGTTTGCTTTCATCGCTCAGGTACTGCACAGACGACATGCTGCTGAGAGAGATGATGTCAGACCCTTTCCTGGAGCACTTTGGGGTCATTATCATCGACCAGGCCCACGAGAGGACAGTTAGCACCGACATATTACTGGGTCTCCTCAAGGACATCCTGCTGCAGAGGCCTGAGCTCAGAGTGGTCGTCCTCGCCACCCCACCCGTGACCGCCAAGCTGCTGAGCCACTACGACGGCGTCCCACTCATCAGTCTGGAGGCCTCGTCTCCTGCTGAGGCGGtccacagcagcagcggcaACAAAGACTACTTCTTCTCGGCGCTGAGGCTGGTGCTGGAGATCCATCGAACCAAAGAGGAGGGAGAtgctattgtgttttttgcctcGGCTGAGGTaggtcatctttttttttttaaatgagaggtTTAATTGgaccaaagtgctttaaaagatttattttgctAATATCTTCTGCAGGAGGTTCATTGTGCCCACAGCATCCTCCAGAGAGAAGGCACCAGGCTGGGAGCAGAGCTGGGCCAGATGGTGCCTGTGGTCCTGTGTCCACGCCGGGGAGGCCTCCTGCCCGCCCTCAGTGAGCTACCCGAGAGGTGCAGGAGGGTTTTCCTCTCTACCAAACAGGGGGAGGATATGTGGTGGGCCACAGAGTCTGTCAACTTTGTCATTGATACAGGAGTCCAGAAAAAgatggtatttatttattttcaacacaAAATATCTATcttgaaggaatacttcacatTCCAAATTACCATCTGTTTATCAAAACCTTGCCCTGTGATAggttgaattcatgaagaaaactttttctcgcatgcctctgGTGAACATATaatccaaaaatggacaaaattcttgatgaattttaAGTATAAAGGACCCACTTTTAACGACAGCAAAACTACTCTAAAacaactcatgcagtgtaaCCAGAGGCTCATTTCGTATACTCAGTAGTTCACAGCCCTTCTAACAGGGAACTGAACAAacagtgaaacttatctatgctctcttcaaagccagacgccattaataaaaacagtcactttgctttgctgaacactggagctgatCACTGCTTTGATTtgtagttagtttgtgttattgtgtgattttggtgaatccaaactaaccctttacaACACCAAAGTCATAAAATAACCCAAAAGAACTGGTTgaagcagtggtagaccagcagctcccatgttagGCCAGGTAAGTTTTGGTCAGTGGTTTTGAAGAGAGCATGCACTTTTAGATCTGTTCCCCATCgaaaagggctgtctgtttggaaaGTGCTAAGAATATGACTGGACGAAAGAGActtgatgttttgatgtaatttttgctgttttgggatTCTGCATTTAtggtggaggcatgcaagaaaaacagttttcttcacaaattcagtgtaacacagggTAGGGGTAAATGATACACAAATGGACATTTTGGGGCTGAAGAATTCCTATAAATAAGTAATAGGATGATATTAATTAGCATTTGATTTGTACTTTGCAGGTGTACAATCCAAGAATAAGAGCTAACTCAGAGATACTTCAACCCATCAGCCAATGTCAGGCTGACATACGCAAGCAGCTGTCTGGGCCAACAGGTATGTCTGAGTCAAATTCATCAGAGCAGGTGCCACATTAGTCAGGCATTCCCTAAATTCCCTCTATTAGGGCCAGATTTGTTCAGAAATAACTTCTCTTGTCATTATTCTGTATGTAACACGTTCAAAAGTGGCCATTTTGTCAACAGTTCAGTCTATTCCCCAAAAAGGCAGGGACTAGATAAATTCCAGTGTCACAATATCGTTCTACATCCTGTTGTTGAGTTAATCGAAATTCTGCGTCATGTAAAAGCATAATTTaagtggctttttttctttatttatttccaggTAAATGCTTCTGCCTATATCAAGAAGACAGCCAGCTTCCTGCAGAGAACTCCCCACAAATCCTGGAGTCCGACATTACCCCGACAGTCCTGTTCCTAAAAAGAATGGACATAGCCGGCCTCGGACAGTGTGATTTCATCGACAGACCAGGTGACTCAGCCTGCTAGTGGAAATTGCACGAGCATCATTGAACAAGCATTTTTATCTCATTGGTTCCCACAGACACCATCTCTCTCACCCTAAAGCACAGCCGGAGAGGTGTTCGCGGGAGGGTTATTTTGGCCGGAGGAAGCACAAATGAATTTGCTCAGTGTAGCTGTTTGGGCTCAGTCAGCCATGATTTAGCTGAGCTGACAGGACCCCGCGACTAACTATTGTCTGAGCTCTAACCACCCCTAACATGAACAGAACAGGCTAAAAGAGGCCAGCTCGTTAACGATTACACAACATGTCTCGTTAGGGCAGCACCAGACGAGTACAATAGAGGGGAAGTACAGGCCAAATATACTGTAATATCTCCATATTCTTGCAGAATATCGCATGGAGCTTACTTGCCTTGTTATGCAAACATCACAATGTTTTCTTGTAGCTTTCTCTCTAAGCTTTATTTAGGAAGATTATAGCCACAAGTgctgtgattttatttcattagaggaactttaaaattattgtgtttgtaGAAAAATGAGGCAATTCTGGTGaaaactggtgtttttgtttagtgtCCACCACCATGTCCTTTTTGGACACTACCACTGGGGGCATTGGGAGCCTTCCAGTGGGAAATTTTAAATTCCATATATAAtggctttaaaggaatacttcattcCTAAATGATCATTTCTTTATCAGTTGCTCGccctgtgttacattgaatttatgagtaaaactttgtttttctcgtaTGCCACCACAATGACCGAAGAATCCAAAACGGAGAAATAtattgatgaattgaagtaaaagggTCCATGTTTAAGAAGCGCAAAACTccacaaaacatctgtttacaaactctcacaaaactCATGTAGTATAATGCAAGACTCCTTTACTTGGTCGTGTGCTTAGTGcatcaaaaatactttttgctaCGATTGAaattttaaagccagactccattgacaaaaattaaaacacaaactaactaactgatcggAGCAGTGGTAGAGCAGCTCCTGCACTCAACAAGGTTAAATTAATATtcttgtcaatggagtctggctttgaggagaaCAAACGTAAGTTTTTACTTTTAGCTGAGTTTTCGTCACAAAGCAcagtctgtttgggaagtactgagcatatgccTGGATAAGTGAGACTAATActgattatactgcacaagttgtgagTTTATAAACATATTTGGATGTAGTGTTTTGCTGTTGCTAAAGACGGACTCCTtttactttaattcatcaagaattttcttctttttttggattctttgtgcACCAGAGGTATGTGTcggttttcttcaaaaatttagggtaaaactgtaaaatatgtaaaaatatgtaaaaatgtagcATAGACTGTAGTACCATACACTGAGCAAGAGCCAAAAAATCTATTAGttgctgcagagaggagacacTTAACTATTTGTActgattttctcattttcattcatgGTATTCAAACTCAAATCAGTTCGTATCAAACTCATGCTGTGTCATTCCTTGCTGCAGATCCCGAGGGTCTCATGCAGGCATTGGAGGAGCTGGATTACCTCGCAGCTTTAGATGACGATGGAAACTTGTCTGAGATTGGCATCATAATGTCTGAAATCCCTCTGGACCCTCAGATGGCCAAAGCGCTGCTGGCATCCTGCGAGTTTGACTGTGTGAGCGAGATGTTGACCATCGCAGCAATGCTTTCAGGTATGAATGTGCCATGTCTTCCAACTTTAGTCTCTTTTGAGAGTAAGATTTGCTCCTTCAACTGGTTTGCAGATTCACCATATGGATATATTGTTGTAGTGGTTCGTTTGCAGATGTACAAGGCTGCAGTTGCTCTCAGACACTGAAGCAGATGGTGTTTGGTAAGAGGGGCTTGTCTCAGTGATGTTGACCTCGTTGTTTCCTTGTCTTTTAGCATCAAGCTGCTTCCTGGAGCCACCTGCTGGCATGAGCCACGAGGCAATCCAGAGTCGCAGGAAGTTCCAGCATCCTGAAGGCGATCACTTCACCCTCATAAACATCTACAACGCCTTCAAACAAAGCCAGAGGGAACAATGTAAGTCGCTGCAAGTAAATACAACCAATCTACTCACAGTTATGTAATATATCTTTTAAGTTACGGCCATATAGTGTGCCGCACTGACCCTGATACTTCAAGTATCGTCATGTCAAGTTAAGCTTATTTACTGTATAGAAGAAAATCCATGCAATTAGGCATTTTGAAAGtgctttacatttctttttacgAGGAATTTGAAACaggattacaaaaaaaaaatttgagagatatttttttaaaaaccatccaaatctgTGACCTGCAACCCAGTGCCAGGCACCCATTGAACATTTGTTTGAGTTTTGTCAGTTGTTGAGTGGTTAGGGTTTAGGGGCTGAGTCATGATTCTGGCGGGTCAGAATTTTGAAATAACAACAATGTTAATTTTAGGGTAACTTTGCTTGAAAAGATGGGTTGAATTAATAATTTACATActagtagattttttttttcagccagtcACAATAGTCTTTAGTTGGGTTTTGAAAATtaagatacaaaaaaatatgatttaatgtTGTTGAGACACTTGTGGACTTCATTCAAcataacattaacattacttCACATTTGTTTAGCTGATGCTTTTATCCTGAGCAACTTCCAATAAGTTCATTCAACTATGTGGGCGCAAGCCCAAAAGGTGCATGCATGAAATAcacttaataaaacattttattttatgtgccAACATGCATctaaatataaagtttttaatCTCAGAATTTTAAAGAAGCTCAAAACTTTCGCCCTATTTTTGACCACAATTCACTGTATTGGATGCATTTTCATCAGACTTCACAGCTGAAAAATGGTGCCAGGACTATTTTCTGGATCATTGCGCCCTAAAGAGAGCTGAGGCCGTTAGATCCGAATTGACCGACACTCTGAACAGGATCGAGCTTCCCATCTCTGAACCCTCCTTTGGAACCAAGACCAACACCCACAACATCAAAAGAGCCCTGCTGGCCGGCTTCTTCATGCAGGTAAATGGAAACTAAAGTGTCAGCATTAATGAATTCACCTCCAGCAATTCAGCTGTATTAAAGTTTGCAGTGTCTTTGCTTTTTGCAGATTGCTCGCGATGTAGATGGATCAGGAAACTACTTTATTctgacacacaagcacatggcccAGGTGCACCCGCTCTCCAGCTACGGCGCTCAGTCACACAAGCTGGGGCTGCCGGAGTGGGTCGTTTTCCACGAGTACACCCTGTCGGAGAATAACTGCATGAGAATAGTGTCTGAAATTTCTCCTCAAGTGTAAGTCCATCCCTTTTTCAGCTCACTATCAAATATGTCGTGTGCAAGCGGATTaggattatgtttttatgcaccaTATTGGTTagacaaacatgttttgatTGTTATTACAGTAAAGATTAGCCATTTGGTCATATATTAATCTTCTTAAAATCTTCACTGTAGCTGTCTTTGTtgtttaaaagtccagtgtgtaagatttagggggatttagtgtcatctggtggtgaggattgcaaatTGCAGCAAGCTTAAACTGCTCCTGGTcagaatttcttcagtttttaatgtttaggatgtttttacGAGAAGCTAAATGATCTGCagagctctcctcctccccaaATCAAACAGACACtgtgatttaaaccggtaaaacactgaataaagcagtttcacgtaaCAAATCAGcatttctctgatgctgtttagCATGCTGAAAAGGGTCCAGCAcctattaaccctttaagacctggatcaacatcagttttcttgtgctgcattcagaacctttgaaaactgagcgaattggattgatttcatataaaagcatggggaaaatggcaatgaccaacttggtaaGAAGAAATGCATATATACTTTTTAGTTTAaagtctttttcttgtttgatttttggggtttccaggttattttcttgtgaggttattcctttattttttggGCAAATTTTTGGACCTTGCCTTATTAAGTTTATTGTCAGTGATTTGTCAGTGCTAACCATAGTGAACGGCACGAAAACTTAAGTGGCCCTATCTAGAGACTTTGGTATGTCCTTTCGGGCGACTGTAAAAAGCTGTCGATCTCCACAGACGAGGACCGGCACCCTATGTACATacaaacagctcattctgaggtGTCAAATCATGATGATTCTTTTATTTAGTTGGTAACACACTAAAGAACACAGaaattttacattacattccTGCCAATAGATGTCAACccctaaaccctacacactggacctttgatataaaaaaacaattctccctgaaatatctttttttttctcaaataatttctgttttttcattttaggtaCATTCAAATGGCACCATTGTACTTCTTCTACAACCTGCCCCCCAGTGAAAGCAAAGACATACTGCAAGACATGTTGGACCCAGATagacacagaaaacatgaaGATGAGAAACAGAAAACCATCACAGTCACCAGTGATGCAGACAGCGGCTGTGCGGTTGTGCCACAGACTTATGACAGATGCGTGATTCAGTGATCTGGAATCATACACGTGAAAATGTGGGCTGTAATCGAATCaccaaatgttaaatgttttgtagTCAACGCAAACCAGCGACTGTAATATTATCAACTCATGTCATGACAGTATGTCACAAAATGTAGTAATTCATGAAAATCTATATTAGTTGTTGTCTAATACAAGTTATAGCCTCCTCGTGCCTGTGCATCTCTTTTTCTGAATTCTAGTGTCTTGTTTCTTACCTTTATCCCCGTTCTGCTTTCCCCTTCAACACTGCCTGTCTGGAGATGCGAGTATCTTGACTGCTGTTTAGATTTTAATGAGCAGCAGAGGGGTTGCAGATGGATGTTGTCTGCTGCTGTACTTTAAAGGGAGCAAAAAACATCCCATCACACCTCCTGCGCACAAAAccattcagattcagattcaaaGAGATGGTCCAACACTTTGATGCATGTACGAGTTGCTGGAGAAGTGCTTCTTTTCCGTTCTTTCTTatgaaaatctgttgttttctaAGGCGTCGGTATACTACTCTCTTCAGGATAATGAGACATATAGAGATCTAATCTTGAGACTGAAACATTATGTATGAGTTCACATGCTGCCAGATTAAGAAATGATTGTCAAGGCCTCATatatataacttttatttataatcAGTGGCTGGAGATCTACAGaactgtttaaaaagaaaatcctcaTTATAATGGTGCATGTATAAAACATGTATACTGCATGTTCAATTTCATGTTAACAATCCAgatcaaatttgtaaaaatcagGTTTCTAGGAAGTTGTCAAAGGAAAGCTCTGCATCTGCTACAGCTTTACAGTTCAGTAATTTAACAGAATTACAAATGAtgcatccctccctcctccatctGCAGACTCTCAGCTCTCATATTTCCATAACCACACAAGATTTATCATATTTAATTGTCTTGATTCATAATCTTGttataaaaagtctttaaaaaaaacagaactaaacGCTGTATTTCTATTCATTTCCACATGATAAAACtgttatatatttctatatatgtAAGCAGGGTATCTTAAAGTCAACCAAGAATTTATAAAAACTGACAGTAGCGCACCgttccaaaacattttcttctacaGTTTCTTATACTGAATCATTTCCATGAACCCCAATGTCTTCAGTGTGCACAGGTGTCTGAGTTTATTGTGATATTCACACAGTTAGGTATTCTTTGAGTTTGTCCATAATAGCGGGCATTCTGTCTGCCGGTATCAGCATCACTGTCCTGAAAGGTTTCATGGGAACATCGTCAAACGACCACCTGCCGCTCAAACAGGAGTCTGCCTCCTCTTGGACCGAGTAGTGGAACTTCATTATGGCTTGCTGGAAACAGAATACAGACGATGCTTAAATCAGCAAGAATATCTCGACAATGTTTCACACCACCTTTGTTTCTTATCTGAAGGGAATACATTAAAAACTATAACTAGAAGGTAAACAATACAGTCTGAGCCCAGGGGTCCTATACCTTAAggaagttagatttaagactttttaatacttttgatacctctttaaataatgtttaagaCTTATTTGACAATTACtcaaacttaataaaaaaaaaacaaaaacatgaaccaaTAAATTATTTAGAGTCAGGGACAATTTTGACCCAAATGTGTGTATGCGTTTTTCCTACATTGCATGTGTCACTCCGCTGGCTTGGAAACAAAATAATGGGTTTTGTTGGTTCAACGATCCTGATCTGAGTGACGTTGATGCGAGAGGCATTTCATCAGTTATATAAATAAGTCCGGCTTCCAGGCATCttggcatttttaagacttttgatagatgtatttaagacattttaataccaatcaaggccttttttaaactactgaattcatttaagactttttaacgATGTGTGGGAACGCTTACtgaggttattttattttagtttcagaCAGTGatataatattaatgttatGCTAATACTGTATGTATAGTGCTCCCTGAACATTATGAAACAATTTGTTTGCTTCTTAGACTATTTGCATTCACGTCACTTTACCTCATAGAAGAATTCCTCCTCTGCGTTGACGAACATGTATTCGTCTTTTGGAGCTCCTCCTCTGGCTGGAATACTCTTGCTTGCCTCTTTGCAGGTCTTGCTGATCATAAGACAATAGTGACACCTCCCACTTGGCTTATTTGTCCTCTGAGCTTCGACTATTTCATCCCTGGAGGACAGAaagaaattcagtttattttcctgtacacaaaacttttaaaaggcTGATTTACATTTGACCCTGAACAAcgatgctttttatttttctattcaaACCAACAGAGATTGTACAGAAACTCAGCTAATCCAAATTTAAACGCATTCATAAAACGTAGTTAACCTATTTAATTTGTCCTTTTGCAAACCGCTATCAGGTCAAGTATTCATGTTAGACAGAAGAACTCACTGGAGCTGTTTGTGCAGCGGGAGGGCGATCTGTGGCGGCACGTTGATGAAGCGCTCGCTCAGCAGCAGCCCCACAGGCTTGCTGGTGTCATTGAGGATCTGCTCGAGCTGCTCTGTCATGCTGTGGGTCGAGTTCTTCTCACACTGATCCACAAGCagctccttcacctcctccacaCATTGCACACCCTGCCAACCGGAAAATGACTCCACATGTTAATTCCCCAGAGACCACAGTAGCCAATTAAGTCTGTAAGTTTGTTGTGCACTGGTGGTGTTACCTTTCTCTCTGTGAGGTTGAGCATAGTGATGAAG includes:
- the dhx32a gene encoding DEAD/H (Asp-Glu-Ala-Asp/His) box polypeptide 32a, with product MSDEAEPDIYTESEECPAEDSFGFGDDLELNQFDGLPFSSRYYKLLKERKTLPVWKVRCEFEDALVNNQLVIVSGIAKTGRSTQIPQWCAEFCLSAQYQHGMVVCTQTNRQQAVDLALRVADEMDVNIGHEVGYTIPLETCCSSDTVLRYCTDDMLLREMMSDPFLEHFGVIIIDQAHERTVSTDILLGLLKDILLQRPELRVVVLATPPVTAKLLSHYDGVPLISLEASSPAEAVHSSSGNKDYFFSALRLVLEIHRTKEEGDAIVFFASAEEVHCAHSILQREGTRLGAELGQMVPVVLCPRRGGLLPALSELPERCRRVFLSTKQGEDMWWATESVNFVIDTGVQKKMVYNPRIRANSEILQPISQCQADIRKQLSGPTGKCFCLYQEDSQLPAENSPQILESDITPTVLFLKRMDIAGLGQCDFIDRPDPEGLMQALEELDYLAALDDDGNLSEIGIIMSEIPLDPQMAKALLASCEFDCVSEMLTIAAMLSASSCFLEPPAGMSHEAIQSRRKFQHPEGDHFTLINIYNAFKQSQREQYFTAEKWCQDYFLDHCALKRAEAVRSELTDTLNRIELPISEPSFGTKTNTHNIKRALLAGFFMQIARDVDGSGNYFILTHKHMAQVHPLSSYGAQSHKLGLPEWVVFHEYTLSENNCMRIVSEISPQVYIQMAPLYFFYNLPPSESKDILQDMLDPDRHRKHEDEKQKTITVTSDADSGCAVVPQTYDRCVIQ
- the LOC121959025 gene encoding protein BCCIP homolog, with translation MASSAKRRAVGLGENPEESDNSSDENPEEEDDSGEEDSEASEEEINEEVMVDFEAHTISGNDFNGVKKLLQQLFLKAHVNTSEMTDLIIQQNHVGSVIKQAEVPEDSDDDDPDEVFGFITMLNLTERKGVQCVEEVKELLVDQCEKNSTHSMTEQLEQILNDTSKPVGLLLSERFINVPPQIALPLHKQLQDEIVEAQRTNKPSGRCHYCLMISKTCKEASKSIPARGGAPKDEYMFVNAEEEFFYEQAIMKFHYSVQEEADSCLSGRWSFDDVPMKPFRTVMLIPADRMPAIMDKLKEYLTV